One Terriglobales bacterium genomic region harbors:
- a CDS encoding alkaline phosphatase family protein gives MRVLSVFSKGVRFIAALALLACLFGCGASSGVPNTSSSSNPVSDPTPTPTPTPTPTPTPTPTPTPTPTPTPTPTPTPTTGPVVLVLEENYGYSSVIGSSAMPYLNQLANQYGLATQYYADTHPSIGNYFMFTTGSLLTNLTGTSDPDSFTGTVNADNLVRHMVAAGKTWKSYAEDLPNVGYTGGNQGAYLERHNPFSYFSDVRGTAQANNLVPFSQFANDMGAGKLPDFSFVVPNVNDDAHDGSLAQADAWLKQNIAPVLTSSRFQNGGVLIVVFDEADDTDSSHGGGRVAMVVAGPSAKTAFQSSNFYQHENLLKTITNYMGIDGNIGAAATANPMIEFFK, from the coding sequence ATGCGCGTTCTGTCAGTATTCAGCAAGGGAGTGCGGTTCATTGCTGCGCTCGCTTTATTAGCTTGCCTGTTTGGCTGCGGAGCCAGCTCGGGTGTTCCAAACACCAGTAGTTCATCAAATCCAGTATCGGATCCGACGCCGACACCAACCCCGACACCTACACCCACGCCAACCCCGACCCCGACGCCGACTCCGACTCCAACTCCGACCCCGACTCCCACTCCGACACCCACGACAGGTCCGGTGGTGCTGGTGCTGGAAGAGAACTATGGCTATAGCAGCGTGATTGGAAGCTCGGCGATGCCGTACTTGAACCAACTCGCGAATCAGTACGGACTCGCTACGCAGTATTACGCGGATACGCATCCGTCGATCGGTAACTACTTCATGTTCACGACCGGTTCGTTGCTCACGAATTTGACGGGAACGTCCGATCCGGATTCTTTCACGGGAACTGTCAATGCCGATAATCTCGTGCGTCACATGGTAGCGGCGGGCAAGACGTGGAAGTCGTATGCAGAAGATCTGCCGAACGTCGGCTATACCGGCGGCAATCAGGGCGCATACCTCGAGCGTCACAATCCTTTCTCTTATTTTTCAGACGTCCGCGGAACAGCGCAGGCGAACAACCTGGTTCCGTTCAGTCAGTTCGCGAATGATATGGGTGCCGGCAAACTTCCGGACTTCTCTTTTGTAGTTCCCAACGTGAATGACGACGCTCATGACGGCAGCCTCGCCCAGGCGGATGCATGGTTGAAACAGAACATTGCGCCCGTTCTTACCAGTTCACGGTTTCAGAACGGTGGAGTCTTGATCGTCGTCTTTGACGAAGCTGACGACACCGACTCCAGCCACGGCGGCGGACGCGTAGCCATGGTCGTGGCCGGACCAAGCGCAAAGACCGCTTTTCAGAGCTCGAACTTCTATCAGCACGAAAATCTGCTGAAGACGATCACAAATTACATGGGCATCGACGGAAATATCGGTGCTGCTGCAACTGCCAACCCCATGATCGAGTTCTTCAAGTAA